In the Vicinamibacterales bacterium genome, one interval contains:
- a CDS encoding acido-empty-quinoprotein group A, with translation MRSWHLAAAIAVAAVPALALAQAGQGIDGSAILKPAKDSWPTYHGDYSGRRNSPLTQITPDNVKNLGLAWVFATGRNDQIKASPILVDGVMYLSTPDHVWAVDARTGRQLWHYANPENKAFHIGHRGVAVYKDLVYLTTPDCYLVALNAADGTVKWRTKIADASKGYWSTNAPLLVKGHLLVGVSGDFDNLPGILQSFDPEHGDLQWVFHTTGEPGKTKPGDAMGGQMWMTGTYDPDLNLVYVGTGNPTPVLNGGARPGPNLWTVSIVALNPDTGKLAWGFQATPHDTHDWDASEVPVLVDAPFNGTPRKLLMQASRNGYFFVLDRITGKNLLTKPFAAVNWATGVDANGSPIPNPDKDPARDGRLVAPNEGGGTNYRSPSFDPATGLFIVSAVDGYGIYFFKPEYGDYGWAGADYGVYSKGMLRALDYQTGQVTWEHDLYGGGGGAGVLTTASGVLFTGDSNGNALALRTRDGSTLWHSATGRMGSPPITYELDGRQYVVMGGNSSLYAFVLPQ, from the coding sequence GTGCGTTCCTGGCATCTTGCGGCCGCCATCGCCGTCGCTGCCGTGCCCGCCTTGGCGCTGGCCCAGGCAGGACAGGGCATCGACGGGTCGGCCATCCTCAAACCGGCGAAGGACAGCTGGCCGACCTACCACGGCGACTACAGCGGCCGCCGCAACAGCCCGCTGACCCAGATCACGCCCGACAACGTCAAGAACCTCGGACTCGCCTGGGTCTTCGCCACCGGCCGTAACGACCAGATCAAGGCGAGCCCCATCCTCGTCGACGGCGTCATGTACCTCTCGACGCCCGACCACGTCTGGGCGGTCGACGCGCGCACCGGCCGGCAGCTGTGGCACTACGCCAACCCCGAGAACAAGGCGTTTCACATCGGCCATCGCGGCGTCGCCGTCTACAAGGATCTCGTCTACCTGACGACGCCCGATTGTTACCTCGTCGCCCTGAACGCCGCCGACGGCACGGTGAAGTGGCGGACCAAGATCGCCGACGCGAGCAAGGGATACTGGTCGACCAACGCGCCGCTGCTCGTGAAGGGGCACCTGCTCGTCGGCGTGTCCGGCGACTTCGACAACCTGCCGGGCATCCTGCAGTCGTTCGACCCCGAGCACGGCGATCTGCAGTGGGTCTTCCACACGACTGGCGAACCAGGCAAGACCAAGCCTGGCGACGCCATGGGCGGGCAGATGTGGATGACCGGCACCTACGATCCCGATCTGAATCTGGTCTACGTCGGCACCGGCAATCCGACGCCCGTGCTGAACGGCGGCGCGCGCCCCGGCCCGAACCTCTGGACGGTCAGCATCGTCGCCCTCAACCCCGACACGGGCAAGCTGGCCTGGGGCTTCCAGGCGACGCCGCACGACACCCATGATTGGGATGCCTCGGAAGTGCCCGTCCTCGTCGACGCACCGTTCAACGGCACGCCGCGCAAGCTGCTGATGCAGGCCTCGCGCAACGGCTACTTCTTCGTGCTCGATCGGATCACCGGAAAGAACCTGCTGACCAAACCTTTTGCAGCGGTCAACTGGGCCACCGGCGTCGACGCGAACGGCTCGCCGATCCCGAATCCCGACAAGGACCCGGCGCGCGACGGCCGTCTCGTGGCGCCGAACGAGGGCGGCGGCACCAACTATCGGTCGCCGAGTTTCGATCCGGCGACCGGGCTCTTCATCGTCAGCGCCGTCGACGGGTACGGAATCTATTTCTTCAAGCCGGAGTACGGCGACTATGGCTGGGCGGGCGCCGATTACGGGGTCTACAGCAAGGGGATGCTCCGCGCACTCGACTATCAGACCGGCCAGGTGACGTGGGAGCACGATCTGTATGGCGGCGGCGGTGGCGCGGGCGTCCTGACCACCGCGTCGGGCGTGCTCTTCACCGGCGACAGCAATGGCAACGCGCTGGCGCTGCGCACCCGGGACGGCTCGACGCTCTGGCACTCGGCGACCGGCCGGATGGGCTCGCCGCCGATCACCTACGAGCTCGACGGCCGTCAGTACGTGGTGATGGGCGGCAACTCGTCGCTCTACGCGTTCGTGCTGCCGCAGTAG
- the pcaG gene encoding protocatechuate 3,4-dioxygenase subunit alpha — MSRGHADRVATPSQTVGPFFHFALAPDERLGSVAGNAVGERLQLRVRVIDGAGMPLPDALVEVYQANAAGEYGASGFAGFGRLATGHDGSCLFETIRPGRAAAPEGSAQAPHLNVCLFMRGLLRHLYTRVYFAGDPDLETDPLLALVPADRRATLLATPTAGASNSWEWEIRLQGPHETVFFDL, encoded by the coding sequence ATGAGCCGGGGCCACGCCGATCGCGTCGCGACGCCGTCGCAGACGGTGGGCCCGTTCTTTCACTTCGCGCTCGCGCCCGACGAACGGCTCGGTTCGGTCGCCGGCAACGCGGTCGGCGAGCGGCTGCAGCTGCGCGTGCGGGTGATCGACGGCGCCGGCATGCCGCTGCCCGACGCGCTCGTCGAGGTCTACCAAGCCAACGCCGCCGGCGAGTACGGCGCGAGCGGCTTCGCCGGGTTCGGCCGCCTCGCGACCGGCCACGACGGCAGTTGCTTGTTCGAGACCATCCGCCCCGGCCGCGCCGCGGCACCCGAGGGCAGCGCGCAGGCGCCGCACCTCAACGTCTGCCTGTTCATGCGCGGTCTGCTGCGCCATCTCTACACGCGGGTCTACTTTGCCGGCGACCCGGATCTCGAGACCGATCCGCTGCTGGCCCTCGTTCCCGCGGATCGACGCGCGACGCTGCTCGCGACGCCGACGGCGGGCGCATCGAACAGCTGGGAGTGGGAGATCCGCCTCCAGGGTCCGCACGAGACGGTATTCTTCGACCTGTGA
- a CDS encoding tetratricopeptide repeat protein, with protein MGLTRAHLKRCFVAAATVGVVVSAAAVRLAGAQTIEQRLSKVAADIFSTGAHADADIAELKAILAEDPKSATAHTLLGVAYLTKRSPDLVGEAVGELRQAISLDPSLVPARIYLARLYLDLGRPERAIEELQAALTVMPGQPQVLALLGESQRQSGKPDAALDLTAQALKSDPSLMEARYYQGLALIDLKRRDEAIAAFEAVLAGGSKRPEVYASLGSAYLDAGRLDAAITSLTDGITLDPSRPAVVIQLARAYRLKGQLAKADTWLTRARSIAPATAVSAADQQIQRDLAFEEGLIRLKQVQLAAAARDFKQAVDLDPNYGLGYRYLAEVYLRQGLYSKALDEATRAEALGSPLPDDLQKTLRDKARGGPAKRPA; from the coding sequence ATGGGCCTGACCCGCGCACATCTGAAACGCTGCTTCGTCGCGGCAGCCACCGTCGGTGTCGTCGTGTCAGCGGCAGCCGTTCGCCTCGCCGGCGCGCAGACAATCGAGCAGCGGCTGTCGAAAGTGGCCGCGGACATCTTCTCCACCGGCGCGCACGCCGACGCCGATATCGCCGAGCTCAAGGCGATCCTTGCGGAGGACCCGAAATCCGCGACGGCGCACACGCTGCTGGGCGTCGCCTATCTGACGAAGCGATCGCCCGACCTGGTCGGCGAAGCCGTCGGAGAGCTCCGCCAGGCGATCAGTCTCGACCCCTCGCTCGTACCGGCGCGCATCTATCTCGCGCGGCTCTACCTCGATCTCGGGCGCCCGGAACGCGCCATCGAGGAACTGCAGGCGGCGCTGACCGTGATGCCGGGGCAGCCGCAGGTGCTGGCGCTGCTCGGCGAGAGTCAGCGGCAATCCGGCAAGCCTGACGCGGCGTTGGACCTGACCGCCCAGGCGCTGAAGAGCGACCCGTCCCTGATGGAGGCGCGCTACTACCAGGGACTCGCACTGATCGATCTGAAGCGCCGCGACGAGGCGATCGCGGCCTTCGAAGCGGTGCTGGCGGGCGGCAGCAAGCGGCCGGAAGTCTACGCCAGCCTCGGCAGCGCCTATCTCGACGCGGGACGCCTCGACGCGGCCATCACCAGCCTGACCGACGGGATCACGCTCGATCCGTCGCGGCCGGCCGTGGTGATCCAGCTCGCCCGCGCCTATCGACTGAAGGGACAGCTCGCCAAGGCCGACACGTGGCTGACGCGGGCGCGCTCGATTGCGCCGGCCACCGCCGTGTCGGCGGCCGATCAGCAAATCCAGCGCGATCTCGCCTTCGAGGAAGGTCTGATTCGGCTCAAGCAGGTCCAGCTCGCGGCGGCGGCGCGTGACTTCAAGCAGGCGGTGGACCTCGATCCGAATTACGGCCTGGGCTATCGCTACCTGGCGGAGGTCTATCTGCGCCAGGGCCTCTACAGCAAGGCTCTCGACGAAGCGACCCGCGCCGAGGCGCTTGGTTCGCCTTTGCCCGACGACCTCCAGAAGACGCTCCGGGACAAAGCCCGCGGCGGTCCGGCCAAGAGACCGGCGTGA
- a CDS encoding CRTAC1 family protein: MIARLAPLCGLLGLALAGSQTPAAPVARFADVTAAAKIGFVHQSGASAGKRMVETFGSGVAWIDYDNDGFPDLFFVNGAPGSSNALYHNNRDGTFTDVTAKAGVAGTSAGDRVFKTGVAVGDYDNDGYLDLFVTAFGLDTLYRNNHDGTFTDVTAKAGVAGTPSQWSTSSGFFDYDHDGRLDLFVVNYVDYRLSENPYCGQKKDGYRMYCDPKIFDGTPDRLYHNNGDGTFTDVSQKAGVANPAGKGLGVTFCDYDRDGWPDIYVANDTVRNFLYRNKHDGTFEDVTYAAGVGFDSNGKPRAGMGVDCADLDGDGRPDLFVTNFSEELNALFINRGDGTFEDKASMPGLRSAFLSLGFGAKLFDVDNDGDLDIYVTNGHVIDNVRLFQPNLSYAQRDLLYENVGGGVFRDVTAQSGAALQVERVGRGLAVADFDNDGRLDVAINNLGRPAVLLRNQSPDSAHWLTIQAKGHRSNAFGLGVVVTAETSEGTQVREINNVASYLSASDTRLHLGLGRATMVRRLEVAWPGGARQVLENVKADQVLVIEEEVR; this comes from the coding sequence GTGATCGCACGGCTCGCACCGCTATGCGGACTGCTGGGGCTCGCGCTCGCCGGCAGTCAGACGCCTGCCGCGCCGGTCGCTCGCTTCGCCGACGTGACGGCGGCGGCGAAGATCGGCTTCGTCCACCAGTCGGGCGCGTCGGCCGGCAAGCGCATGGTCGAGACCTTCGGATCCGGCGTCGCCTGGATCGACTACGACAACGACGGCTTTCCGGATTTGTTCTTCGTCAATGGCGCGCCCGGCTCGTCCAACGCGCTGTATCACAACAACCGCGACGGCACCTTCACCGATGTCACCGCGAAAGCGGGCGTCGCAGGCACGAGCGCTGGCGATCGCGTCTTCAAGACCGGCGTGGCGGTCGGCGACTACGACAACGACGGCTACCTCGATCTGTTCGTCACGGCGTTCGGGCTCGACACGCTCTATCGCAACAACCACGACGGCACGTTCACAGACGTCACCGCCAAGGCGGGCGTCGCCGGCACACCGTCGCAGTGGAGCACGAGCAGCGGCTTTTTCGATTACGACCACGACGGCCGCCTCGACCTCTTCGTCGTCAACTACGTCGACTACCGCCTGAGCGAGAATCCGTACTGCGGCCAGAAGAAGGACGGGTATCGCATGTACTGCGATCCGAAGATCTTCGACGGCACCCCCGACCGCCTGTATCACAACAACGGCGACGGCACGTTTACCGACGTCTCCCAGAAGGCCGGCGTCGCCAATCCAGCCGGCAAGGGGCTCGGCGTCACCTTCTGCGACTACGATCGCGACGGCTGGCCCGACATCTACGTCGCCAACGACACGGTCCGGAATTTCCTCTACCGCAACAAGCACGACGGCACGTTCGAGGACGTCACCTACGCCGCGGGCGTCGGCTTCGACAGCAACGGCAAGCCGCGCGCCGGTATGGGGGTCGACTGCGCCGACCTCGACGGCGACGGCCGCCCGGATCTGTTCGTGACCAACTTCTCCGAAGAACTGAACGCGCTGTTCATCAACCGTGGCGACGGCACCTTCGAGGACAAGGCGTCGATGCCAGGGCTGCGCTCGGCCTTTCTCTCGCTCGGATTCGGCGCCAAGCTCTTCGATGTGGACAACGACGGCGATCTCGACATCTACGTCACCAACGGCCACGTCATCGACAACGTCAGGCTGTTCCAGCCGAACCTGAGCTACGCGCAGCGCGACCTCCTCTATGAGAACGTCGGCGGCGGCGTCTTCCGGGACGTCACCGCGCAGAGCGGCGCCGCGCTGCAGGTCGAACGGGTCGGGCGCGGCCTCGCCGTCGCCGACTTCGACAACGACGGCCGTCTCGACGTGGCGATCAACAATCTCGGGCGGCCCGCGGTCCTGCTCAGAAACCAGTCGCCCGACAGCGCCCACTGGCTGACGATCCAAGCGAAGGGGCACCGCAGTAACGCGTTCGGCCTTGGCGTCGTAGTCACCGCCGAGACCTCCGAGGGCACGCAGGTGCGCGAGATCAATAATGTGGCAAGCTACCTCAGCGCCAGCGACACGCGCCTGCACCTCGGCCTGGGGCGCGCGACGATGGTGAGGCGCCTCGAAGTGGCGTGGCCCGGCGGGGCGCGACAGGTGCTCGAGAACGTCAAAGCCGATCAAGTGCTGGTTATCGAGGAGGAGGTCAGATAG
- a CDS encoding lyase family protein, translating into MSGDRLIDAFSTTPALSDLFSDSALIGAMLDFEVALAVAEARLDLVPDSAAAVIAAAARAIDPARIDMAPFLADVRRHATPAIPLVALLVEQVRLADPGAAAFVHFGATSQDVADTALVLLLQRVRPLLQPTYDRLTAALTRLSDAHAATVMLGRTLLQPATPITFGLKAAVWGAGVGEGWWRLHSALSHAATLQFGGAVGTRAALSDQGPQVAAALAEELGLRVCPPWHTRRGRLAAIGSDCAILAGALGKVARDVALLAQAEVGEAAAAGGGSSAMPQKRNPAGCAVAIAAAMRVPGLASGLLSGLVQEHERALGGWQLEWSALSGTIQATGAALAAVTDTIASLEVFPERMRANLDATAGAVFAERASLLLRAAAGRDAAEAIVSRALARSRSEGLTFPAALRADADAVAALGTRLDSIDRFDEDIAAAEAVRRELIQS; encoded by the coding sequence GTGAGCGGCGACAGGCTCATCGACGCCTTTTCCACGACCCCCGCGTTGTCGGATCTGTTCTCCGACAGCGCGCTGATCGGCGCGATGCTCGATTTCGAGGTTGCGCTGGCGGTGGCGGAGGCGCGCCTGGACCTCGTCCCCGACAGTGCGGCGGCGGTCATTGCCGCAGCGGCCCGGGCCATCGATCCGGCTCGCATCGACATGGCGCCCTTCCTCGCCGACGTGCGCCGCCATGCGACGCCCGCGATCCCGCTGGTCGCGCTGCTCGTGGAGCAGGTGCGCCTTGCCGACCCTGGGGCGGCGGCTTTCGTCCATTTCGGCGCGACCAGCCAGGACGTCGCCGACACGGCGCTCGTCCTGCTGCTCCAGCGCGTGCGCCCGCTGCTGCAGCCGACCTACGACAGACTGACCGCCGCGCTGACGCGGCTGTCGGACGCGCACGCCGCCACCGTCATGCTCGGCCGCACGCTCCTGCAGCCGGCGACGCCGATCACGTTCGGCCTCAAGGCCGCCGTCTGGGGCGCGGGCGTCGGGGAGGGCTGGTGGCGGCTCCACAGCGCGCTCAGTCACGCCGCCACGCTGCAGTTCGGCGGTGCCGTCGGCACGCGGGCCGCGCTCAGCGACCAGGGGCCGCAGGTCGCGGCGGCGCTGGCCGAAGAGCTCGGGCTGCGAGTGTGTCCCCCGTGGCACACCCGCCGCGGCCGCCTCGCGGCCATCGGCAGCGACTGCGCCATCCTGGCCGGCGCGCTCGGCAAGGTCGCGCGTGACGTCGCGCTGCTGGCGCAGGCCGAAGTCGGCGAAGCCGCCGCGGCCGGCGGCGGATCGTCGGCGATGCCGCAAAAGCGGAACCCGGCGGGATGCGCCGTGGCGATCGCCGCCGCGATGCGTGTGCCGGGGCTGGCCTCGGGGCTCCTGAGCGGACTCGTCCAGGAACACGAGCGGGCCCTCGGCGGCTGGCAGCTCGAATGGTCCGCACTCAGTGGCACGATCCAAGCCACCGGCGCCGCGCTCGCCGCCGTCACCGACACGATCGCCAGCCTCGAGGTGTTTCCCGAGCGCATGCGCGCCAATCTCGACGCGACCGCCGGCGCCGTCTTCGCCGAACGCGCCTCGCTGCTGCTGCGCGCCGCGGCCGGGCGGGACGCCGCCGAGGCGATCGTGTCGCGCGCGCTGGCGCGAAGCCGAAGCGAGGGCCTCACCTTCCCCGCCGCGCTGCGCGCCGACGCGGACGCCGTCGCGGCGCTCGGCACGCGTCTCGACTCGATCGATCGGTTTGACGAGGACATCGCCGCGGCCGAAGCGGTCCGCCGCGAGCTGATTCAGAGCTGA
- a CDS encoding right-handed parallel beta-helix repeat-containing protein: MRTFALGADSHPAFEARADGFHVYPGGSIQRALDAAATDARKRVVVHAGTYAPHAAGQALVWFNARHDGIRLEAAGDVILTAANPAVSDPRAHSHPAVVNHVVYFGDGLSRRTVFHGFRVTGANNFTTGSGERSPIESDEVRKTLFFYTDGGGIKVYARSFPTIENVEVFGNYTSPCGAGVSVEHLVAPRDSVLFRNCVFRDNRTQTTGSGFDLLHFSKATLENCLFAGNISNLGVDFVGILAGGEFHPEHGSGAMTVFAGAQAMVSRCTFTGNWNGVDDAGTDSTYVDSIFWQNTASGGIAPQRRYEIDIEDGSGVKGCFIHGEIDDLRGTVARDANTLAAPDPQFDERFVPHTLQYAAAGYRPSGG; the protein is encoded by the coding sequence GTGCGAACCTTCGCGCTGGGGGCGGATTCCCATCCGGCATTCGAGGCACGGGCAGACGGCTTCCATGTGTATCCGGGCGGATCGATTCAGCGCGCGCTCGACGCCGCTGCGACCGACGCCCGGAAGCGTGTCGTCGTCCATGCGGGGACCTACGCGCCGCACGCCGCCGGTCAGGCGCTTGTCTGGTTCAACGCGCGGCACGACGGCATCCGGCTCGAAGCCGCCGGCGACGTGATCCTGACCGCGGCCAACCCGGCCGTGTCCGACCCCCGCGCCCATAGTCATCCGGCCGTCGTCAATCACGTCGTCTACTTCGGCGACGGCCTGTCGCGGCGGACGGTCTTCCACGGCTTCCGCGTGACCGGCGCCAACAACTTCACGACCGGTTCCGGTGAGCGGTCGCCGATCGAGTCCGACGAGGTGCGCAAGACGCTGTTCTTCTACACCGACGGCGGCGGCATCAAGGTCTACGCGCGCTCGTTCCCGACGATCGAGAACGTCGAGGTCTTCGGCAACTACACCAGTCCCTGCGGCGCCGGCGTGTCGGTCGAGCACCTCGTCGCGCCGCGCGACTCGGTGCTGTTCCGCAACTGCGTGTTCCGCGACAACCGCACGCAGACGACCGGGTCGGGCTTCGATCTGCTGCACTTCTCCAAGGCGACGCTCGAGAACTGCCTGTTCGCGGGCAACATCTCGAATCTCGGCGTCGACTTCGTCGGCATCCTCGCCGGCGGCGAGTTCCATCCCGAGCACGGTTCCGGCGCGATGACGGTGTTCGCCGGCGCGCAGGCGATGGTGAGCCGGTGCACCTTCACCGGCAACTGGAACGGCGTCGACGACGCCGGCACCGACAGCACCTACGTGGATTCGATCTTCTGGCAGAACACGGCCAGCGGCGGCATCGCGCCGCAGCGGCGCTACGAAATCGACATCGAGGACGGCAGCGGCGTGAAGGGCTGCTTCATTCACGGCGAGATCGACGACCTGCGCGGAACGGTCGCGCGCGACGCCAACACCCTGGCGGCGCCGGACCCGCAGTTCGACGAGCGGTTCGTACCGCACACGCTGCAGTACGCCGCCGCCGGCTACCGTCCCTCAGGCGGATAG
- a CDS encoding alpha/beta fold hydrolase — protein MPLIDINGHRCFYRLDGRDADPAVVLSHSLGLDHALWDTLTAALLPHARVLRYDTRGHGASEATAGDYRIETLARDALALADALGIRTFAWCGLSLGGMIGQWLGANAPERLTRLVLANTSAHVDAQVFEQRRVHMLDRGLDDIIDTVMSRNFSPRGLASGDPAVDWVRRTVLGSNRTGYAGCCAAIRDHDGRPLLARIGVPTLVISGDADASMPPPQHGQLLAAGIPGARAISLDAGHLSNLERPRAFNAAVLDCVVPAAADIGAAGMAMRRAVLGDAHVDRAVAAQTDFTREFQALITTFAWGTIWTRPALDRPTRRLLVLAMTASMGRWEEFRLHVRTGLAAELDESDLKEVLLQVAVYAGVPAANTAFQIAAEELSRERREPPGPGGSRV, from the coding sequence ATGCCGCTCATCGACATCAACGGACACCGCTGCTTCTACCGCCTGGACGGGCGCGACGCCGATCCGGCCGTCGTGCTCTCCCATTCGCTCGGCCTCGACCACGCGTTGTGGGACACGCTGACGGCGGCGCTGCTGCCGCACGCGCGCGTGCTGCGCTACGACACGCGCGGCCATGGCGCGTCGGAGGCGACGGCCGGCGACTACCGCATCGAGACGCTCGCGCGCGACGCGCTCGCCCTCGCCGACGCGCTGGGTATCCGCACGTTCGCCTGGTGTGGTCTGTCGCTCGGCGGCATGATCGGTCAGTGGCTCGGCGCGAACGCGCCAGAGCGCCTGACCCGGTTGGTCCTGGCCAACACCTCGGCGCACGTCGACGCACAGGTGTTCGAGCAGCGCCGCGTCCACATGCTCGATCGCGGGCTGGACGACATCATCGACACGGTGATGAGCCGCAACTTCTCACCGCGCGGGCTTGCCTCGGGCGACCCCGCCGTCGACTGGGTGCGGCGGACCGTGCTCGGCAGCAACAGGACCGGCTACGCCGGCTGCTGCGCGGCGATTCGCGATCACGACGGCCGGCCGCTCCTCGCCCGCATCGGCGTGCCGACGCTGGTCATCTCGGGCGACGCCGACGCGTCGATGCCGCCGCCGCAGCACGGCCAGCTGCTGGCGGCCGGCATTCCCGGCGCGCGCGCGATCAGCCTTGACGCCGGGCATCTCTCCAACCTCGAGCGCCCGCGCGCCTTCAACGCCGCCGTCCTCGACTGCGTGGTGCCGGCGGCCGCCGATATCGGCGCGGCCGGGATGGCGATGCGGCGCGCCGTCCTCGGCGACGCGCACGTCGATCGCGCCGTCGCGGCGCAGACCGATTTCACTCGCGAGTTCCAGGCGCTCATCACTACGTTCGCGTGGGGCACGATCTGGACGCGCCCGGCGCTCGATCGTCCGACCCGGCGCCTGCTCGTACTGGCGATGACCGCGTCGATGGGGCGCTGGGAAGAGTTCCGGCTGCACGTCCGCACCGGCCTGGCCGCCGAGCTCGACGAGTCGGATCTCAAGGAAGTCCTGCTGCAGGTCGCCGTCTACGCCGGCGTGCCGGCGGCGAACACGGCGTTCCAGATCGCCGCCGAAGAGCTGTCGCGCGAGCGTCGCGAACCTCCGGGCCCGGGAGGCTCACGGGTGTGA
- a CDS encoding CRTAC1 family protein has product MAPGRLRHTLAAVSAAAAIPLLIQAQDAIRYVPANVNDTAWLTRAKDAQVKAMATVSAFHDFQFSDHLAESGITFRHHIVDDAGRTYKAAHYDHGNGIAVADVDGDGLLDIYFVSQVGGNQLWRNLGGGKFENITASAGVAVPDKVSVSASFADIDNDGDQDLYVTTVRGGNMLFENDGHGHFKDISAAAGVNYVGHSSSAVFFDYDHDGLLDLLLVNVGKYTTDVVAGDGYKYFVAFEDAFSGHLHPERAEASILYHNTGHNHFADVTDQMGLHDLSWSGDAAIIDANDDGWPDVYLLNMQGDDQYYENAGGKRFENKSRTLFPRTSWGAMGIKSFDFNNDGRMDIFITDMHSDMSAMTAPALDHLKSDMKWPESFRGTGKTSIWGNSFFQKDGPDKYREVSDQLGLENYCPWGPSVGDLNADGFQDIFIASGMNYPERYMINAVKLNDRGQKFVDAEFVLGVEPRQGGLSTASVELDASGRDKGHKDAVGETGKVMIWGARGSRSSAIFDVDGDGDLDIVTNELNAAPMVLISNLTEKTKIHYVEIALTGTTSNRNGLGAVVRVTAGGKTYMQVMDGSSGYLSHSVMPLYFGLGTAESVDRIEVVWPSGKHQTVSPPIKANSRIQVREP; this is encoded by the coding sequence GTGGCTCCAGGACGACTCCGACACACGCTTGCCGCGGTCAGTGCCGCCGCGGCGATTCCGCTGCTGATCCAGGCGCAGGACGCCATCCGCTACGTGCCGGCGAACGTCAACGACACGGCGTGGCTCACCCGCGCCAAGGATGCGCAGGTCAAGGCGATGGCGACGGTGTCGGCCTTCCACGACTTCCAGTTCTCCGATCACCTCGCCGAGAGCGGCATCACCTTCAGGCATCACATCGTCGACGACGCCGGCCGCACCTACAAGGCGGCGCACTACGACCACGGTAACGGTATTGCCGTCGCCGACGTCGACGGCGACGGGCTGCTCGACATCTACTTCGTGTCGCAGGTCGGCGGCAATCAGCTCTGGCGGAATCTCGGCGGCGGCAAGTTCGAGAACATCACCGCGTCGGCCGGCGTCGCTGTGCCCGACAAGGTCAGCGTCTCGGCCTCGTTCGCAGACATCGACAACGACGGCGATCAGGATCTCTACGTCACCACCGTGCGCGGCGGCAACATGCTGTTCGAGAACGACGGCCACGGCCACTTCAAGGACATCTCCGCGGCGGCCGGCGTCAACTACGTCGGCCACTCGTCAAGCGCCGTGTTCTTCGACTACGACCACGACGGCCTCCTCGACCTGTTGCTCGTCAACGTCGGCAAGTACACGACCGACGTCGTCGCGGGCGACGGCTACAAGTATTTCGTGGCGTTCGAGGATGCGTTCTCCGGCCACCTGCACCCGGAGCGGGCCGAGGCGAGCATCCTTTACCACAACACCGGCCACAACCACTTCGCCGACGTGACCGACCAGATGGGGCTGCACGATCTGTCCTGGTCGGGCGACGCCGCCATCATCGACGCCAACGACGACGGCTGGCCGGACGTCTACCTGTTGAACATGCAGGGGGACGATCAGTACTACGAGAACGCCGGCGGCAAGCGGTTCGAGAACAAGAGCCGCACGCTCTTCCCGCGGACGTCGTGGGGCGCGATGGGGATCAAGTCGTTCGACTTCAACAACGACGGCCGGATGGACATTTTCATCACCGACATGCACTCCGACATGAGCGCCATGACGGCGCCGGCGCTCGATCATTTGAAGTCGGACATGAAATGGCCGGAGTCATTCCGCGGCACCGGCAAGACGAGCATCTGGGGCAACTCCTTCTTCCAGAAGGACGGCCCGGACAAGTACCGGGAGGTTTCGGACCAGTTGGGGCTCGAGAACTACTGCCCGTGGGGCCCGAGCGTCGGCGATCTCAACGCCGACGGCTTCCAGGACATCTTCATCGCCTCCGGCATGAACTATCCGGAGCGCTACATGATCAACGCGGTCAAGCTGAACGACCGCGGCCAGAAGTTCGTCGACGCCGAATTCGTGCTCGGCGTCGAGCCGCGGCAAGGCGGGCTGTCGACGGCCTCCGTCGAGCTGGACGCCTCCGGCCGCGACAAGGGGCACAAGGACGCTGTCGGCGAAACCGGCAAGGTGATGATCTGGGGGGCGCGCGGCTCACGTTCGTCGGCCATCTTCGACGTCGACGGTGACGGCGATCTCGACATCGTCACCAACGAGCTCAACGCTGCGCCGATGGTGCTCATCAGCAACCTGACCGAGAAAACGAAGATCCACTACGTCGAGATCGCCCTGACCGGCACCACCTCGAACCGCAACGGCCTCGGCGCGGTCGTCAGAGTGACGGCCGGCGGCAAGACCTACATGCAGGTCATGGACGGCAGCTCCGGCTACCTGTCGCACAGCGTGATGCCCCTCTACTTCGGGCTCGGGACGGCCGAGAGCGTCGACCGGATCGAGGTCGTCTGGCCGTCTGGAAAGCACCAGACGGTGTCCCCGCCCATCAAGGCCAATTCACGCATTCAGGTCCGCGAGCCCTAG